One Persicobacter psychrovividus DNA window includes the following coding sequences:
- a CDS encoding PCMD domain-containing protein gives MNQSIRYIGLCFLLFATISCRIDESYFGLNDQAEILTFNLPNQIGAAKIDTATQRIVLDLPFGTDLQEITPVSITTSSLSSLSPEEDISQNFSDKVTYTVRAENGTEKQWEVTVNLVISEDGDQPTNSNFESWYTDEYSSFFGKVEYQQIGVSKESDNFWCTPNEGSKRAGKAENNIPFQKSDGPAVRLTTIDVSTVEGFPPIAAGSLYSGTFNYGSNLIPNPYELPTFGQPFTARPKGFSISYRYFPGTGKQYRGINGDKVLPVDDQADAADLYVLLRNNDGNGNIQRIGTAWLRVIDKSFDPANNQVDEGWQTAQIEMIYGPNDQLPDYALPKASEYVSLNESGFFDDPQANPNEIVVVFSPSANGNDFAGVIDSELNVANFKLIY, from the coding sequence ATGAACCAATCAATCAGATATATCGGCCTTTGTTTTTTGCTTTTTGCCACAATTTCCTGCCGTATCGATGAGTCCTATTTCGGACTGAACGATCAGGCTGAAATCCTTACCTTCAACCTGCCAAACCAGATTGGCGCGGCAAAAATTGATACCGCCACGCAGCGCATTGTCCTGGACCTTCCTTTTGGTACCGACCTCCAGGAAATTACTCCGGTAAGCATTACCACAAGCAGTTTATCCTCCCTGAGTCCGGAAGAGGATATTTCACAGAACTTTTCCGATAAGGTAACCTATACGGTGAGGGCTGAAAATGGCACTGAAAAACAATGGGAGGTAACCGTCAATTTGGTGATTTCCGAAGATGGCGATCAGCCCACCAACAGTAATTTCGAAAGTTGGTACACCGATGAATACAGCAGCTTCTTCGGCAAAGTTGAATATCAGCAAATAGGGGTTAGCAAGGAAAGCGACAACTTCTGGTGCACCCCCAACGAGGGAAGTAAAAGAGCCGGAAAGGCAGAAAACAATATTCCTTTTCAGAAATCGGATGGGCCTGCAGTGCGGCTTACAACCATCGATGTTTCGACGGTGGAAGGATTCCCCCCAATTGCTGCAGGAAGCCTCTACTCGGGAACATTCAACTATGGAAGTAACCTGATTCCCAACCCCTATGAACTACCGACCTTCGGGCAACCCTTTACCGCCCGCCCGAAAGGATTCTCCATCAGCTACCGCTACTTCCCTGGCACAGGCAAGCAGTACAGAGGCATTAATGGCGACAAGGTTTTGCCCGTTGATGATCAGGCCGACGCTGCCGACCTTTATGTTTTGTTGAGAAACAACGATGGCAATGGCAACATTCAGCGCATCGGGACTGCCTGGTTGCGAGTAATAGATAAATCTTTTGATCCTGCCAATAATCAAGTGGACGAAGGCTGGCAAACCGCTCAGATAGAAATGATCTACGGACCAAACGACCAGCTACCTGACTACGCATTGCCCAAAGCGAGTGAATATGTAAGCTTGAATGAAAGTGGATTCTTCGACGATCCACAAGCCAACCCCAACGAGATCGTGGTGGTCTTCTCGCCGAGTGCAAACGGTAATGATTTTGCTGGCGTTATTGACAGTGAACTGAATGTCGCCAATTTTAAGCTGATCTATTAA